In the genome of Pongo pygmaeus isolate AG05252 chromosome 9, NHGRI_mPonPyg2-v2.0_pri, whole genome shotgun sequence, one region contains:
- the LOC129008280 gene encoding serine/arginine-rich splicing factor 8, whose product MSCGRPPPDVDGMITLKVDNLTYRTSPDSLRRVFEKYGRVGDVYIPREPHTKAPRGFAFVRFHDRRDAQDAEAAMDGAELDGRELRVQVARYGRRDLPRSRQGEPRGRSGGGRYGRRSRSYGRRSRSPRGRHRSRSRGPSCSRSRSRSRYRGSRYSRSPYSRSPYSRSHYSRSPYSRSRYRESRYGGSHYSSSGYSNSRYSRYHSSRSHSKSGSSTSSRSASTSKSSSARRSKSSSVSRSRSRSRSSSMTRSPPRVSKRKSKSRSRSKRPPKSPEQEGQMSS is encoded by the coding sequence ATGAGCTGCGGCCGCCCCCCTCCCGACGTGGACGGCATGATCACCCTCAAGGTGGACAACCTGACCTACCGCACCTCTCCCGACAGCTTGAGGCGCGTGTTCGAGAAGTACGGGCGCGTGGGCGACGTGTACATCCCGCGGGAGCCCCACACCAAGGCGCCCCGGGGCTTCGCCTTCGTCCGCTTTCACGACCGGCGCGACGCCCAAGACGCCGAGGCCGCCATGGACGGGGCGGAGCTGGACGGACGCGAGCTGCGGGTGCAGGTGGCGCGCTATGGCCGCCGGGACCTGCCCCGCAGCCGCCAGGGAGAGCCACGCGGCAGGTCCGGAGGCGGCCGCTACGGACGGCGGAGCCGCAGCTACGGGCGGCGGAGCCGCAGCCCCAGGGGGCGACACCGCAGCCGATCCCggggtcccagctgctccaggtcCCGCAGCCGATCTCGCTATAGGGGTTCTCGCTATAGCCGGTCTCCCTACAGCCGATCTCCTTACAGCCGGTCGCACTACAGCCGCTCTCCCTACAGCAGATCTCGCTACAGGGAATCTCGCTACGGCGGATCTCACTACAGCTCATCTGGTTACAGTAACTCTCGCTACAGCCGATATCACAGCAGCCGGTCTCACTCGAAGTCTGGGTCCTCCACTAGCTCTCGCTCTGCATCAACCTCCAAATCGAGCTCTGCGCGACGATCCAAGTCCTCCTCGGTCTCCAGGTCTCGCTCACGGTCCAGGTCTTCATCTATGACCAGGAGTCCTCCCCGGGTATCCAAGAGGAAATCCAAGTCCAGGTCGCGATCCAAGAGGCCTCCCAAGTCTCCTGAACAGGAAGGACAGATGTCCTCTTAA